A stretch of the Conger conger chromosome 3, fConCon1.1, whole genome shotgun sequence genome encodes the following:
- the yif1a gene encoding protein YIF1A isoform X1 yields MDVPHGYRAAAKPRARAAPSTGDTLLFDDTSASAPPVAPQGYYNVGYNMGEGGAAGGGPNNLFTDPMASAAVMYGSSLATQGKDMVNKEISRFMSVNKLKHFFAVDTKYVMKKLLLLMFPYTHQDWEVRYHRDTPLTPRYDVNAPDLYIPTMAFITYILLAGMALGIQKRFSPEVLGLCASTALVWMIIEVLALLLSLYLLTVHSDLSTFDLLAYSGYKYVGMIFTVLSGLLFGSDGYYVALAWSSCALMFFIVRSLRMKILSSLSTDSMGPGASAKPRFRLYITVATAAFQPIIIYWLTSHLVR; encoded by the exons ATGGACGTCCCTCATGGCTACAGAGCTG CAGCGAAGCCTCGGGCCCGTGCAGCACCATCCACAGGTGACACTCTGTTGTTTGACGACACCAGTGCCTCAGCTCCCCCTGTGGCTCCTCAAGGCTACTACAACGTGGGGTACAACATGGGGGAGGGCGGGGCAGCCGGCGGAGGGCCAAATAACCTGTTTACTGACCCCATGGCCAGTGCGGCGGTAATGTACGGCTCATCCCTCGCAACGCAGGGGAAGGACATGGTCAACAAAGAG ATTAGCCGTTTTATGTCGGTGAACAAGCTGAAGCATTTCTTCGCCGTCGACACGAAATACGTCATGAAGAAACTGTTGCTTCTCATGTTCCCTTACACACATCAG GACTGGGAGGTGCGATACCACAGAGACACTCCGCTCACACCCCGATATGATGTCAATGCACCTGACCTCTACATACCCA CAATGGCCTTCATCACCTACATCCTGCTGGCGGGCATGGCTCTCGGAATTCAGAAACG ATTTAGCCCAGAAGTGCTGGGCTTGTGTGCCAGCACAGCCCTTGTCTGGATGATCATTGAGGTTCTGGCTCTGTTGCTGAGCCTGTACCTCCTCACTGTCCACTCAGACCTCTCAACGTTTGACCTCCTCGCCTACAGCGGATACAAATATGTGGG GATGATCTTCACTGTGCTGTCTGGGCTACTGTTTGGCAGCGATGGGTATTATGTGGCTCTGGCCTGGTCCTCCTGTGCCCTCATGTTCTTCATT GTCCGCTCTCTACGGATGAAgattctctcttctctctccacgGACTCCATGGGTCCTGGAGCCAGTGCCAAACCCCGTTTCCGGCTTTATATTACCGTGGCCACTGCTGCCTTCCAGCCAATCATAATCTACTGGCTTACCTCGCACCTGGTCAGGTGA
- the fibpa gene encoding fibroblast growth factor (acidic) intracellular binding protein a isoform X2: MSVELDVFVGNTTIMDEEVYQLWLDGYTVNEAVRVRMEGGVLEEWEASSEVLHSDTMDQFRTFQMCERLLHSPAKLANQLLFQIPPHRQAMLIERYYAFDSAFVREVLGKKLSKGTKKDLDDVSAKTGIALKSCRRQFDNFKRVFKVVEELKGCLVENIQQHFLMSDHLARDYAAIVFFVNNRFETGKRKLQYLSFQDFAFCACQLINNWTVGAVDNMVEDMDVDLDKEFLQDLKDLKILITDKDMLDQHKSLVCTALRGKTKVFNEIEANFKNLSRGLVNIAAKLLNAKDVRDFFIDLVEKFVEPCRSDRWTAPDVKLFLTHYSNSAHILDTFKHQAVWDRYMGVIKSCILKMYHD, encoded by the exons ATGTCTGTGGAACTCGATGTGTTTGTGGGAAACACCACCATCATGGATGAGGAGGTCTATCAGTTATGGCTGGACGGTTATACAG TGAACGAGGCGGTGCGGGTAcggatggagggaggggtgctGGAGGAGTGGGAAGCCAGTTCGGaggtgctccacagtgacaccATGGATCAGTTCCGTACCTTCCAGATGTGCGAGCGTCTTCTTCACAGCCCAGCCAAGCTGGCCAATCAGCTTCTGTTCCAGATCcctccacacagacaggccaTGCTCATTGAGAG GTACTACGCTTTTGATAGCGCCTTCGTGCGAGAAGTCCTGGGGAAGAAACTGTCAAAGGGAACAAAGAAAGACCTGGATGATGTCAGCGCAAAGACAGGCATCGCACTGAAGAGCTGCAGACGCCAG ttCGATAATTTCAAGCGTGTGTTTAAAGTGGTGGAGGAGCTGAAGGGCTGTCTCGTGGAGAACATTCAGCAGCACTTCCTGATGTCTGACCATCTGGCCAG GGACTACGCGGCCATTGTGTTCTTCGTGAACAACCGCTTCGAGACAGGAAAGAGGAAACTGCAGTACCTCTCCTTCCAGGACTTCGCCTTCTGCGCCTGCCAGCTCATCAACAACTGGACCGTGGGGGCCGTGG ATAACATGGTGGAGGATATGGATGTGGATCTGGATAAAGAGTTTCTGCAGGACCTGAAAGATCTGAAGATTTTAATCACTGATAAGGACATGTTGGATCAACacaagag TCTTGTGTGTACAGCTCTTAGGGGGAAGACCAAAGTATTCAATGAGATTGAGGCAAACTTTAAG aacCTTTCGAGAGGCCTGGTAAACATTGCTGCCAAACTTCTGAATGCCAAAGATGTCCGAGATTTCTTCATTGATCTCGTAGAGAAG TTTGTGGAGCCCTGCCGGTCAGACAGATGGACAGCTCCAGATGTCAAGCTATTCCTCACCCACTACAGCAACTCTGCACACATACTCGACACATTCAA aCACCAAGCAGTTTGGGACCGGTATATGGGCGTCATCAAGAGCTGCATTCTGAAAATGTACCACGACTAG
- the fosl1a gene encoding fos-related antigen 1a isoform X2: MFRNYGNLSGDRQQPFSGAGSPHAVTVSATLNSSSSVQQPPKFTGARTGQFVPSLDAITSSQDLQWLVQPSLLSTPGSAGRPPRPPFPQTAGPRLLPPHPSHAHLVQPGVIRAVGETRLPSRRRNDEFLSQDDLEKRRIRRERNKMAAAKCRNRRRELTDTLQKETDELEGDKSRLQKEIAELQKEKEKLELVLEAHRPICKIPDSDSDSESDPGLGLPTLRASKHTKNPNQPGPSSKFHPRTRKPTPKITLPPATSTSSAPSVQSPECESLHTPIFISTPSLTPFTTSLVFTYPSAPFSSPSTSSNPTLGTAEQALHPQPCGVAHRRSSSSGDLSSDHSLNSPTILTL; encoded by the exons ATGTTTCGAAACTACGGGAACTTGAGCGGAGATAGACAGCAACCCTTCTCCGGTGCTGGTTCCCCACACGCCGTGACGGTCTCCGCAACACTGAACTCGAGTAGCTCTGTACAGCAGCCACCG AAGTTCACTGGGGCAAGAACAGGCCAGTTTGTTCCAAGCCTTGATGCCATCACCTCCAGCCAGGACTTACAATGGCTGGTCCAGCCCTCTCTCTTGTCCACACCTGGTTCAGCTGGCAGACCACCCCGACCTCCCTTCCCACAAACAGCCGGACCCCGCCTCCTGCCCCCCCATCCATCCCATGCACACCTGGTCCAGCCAGGGGTCAtaagggcagtgggagagacaAGGCTGCCATCCAGGAGAAGGAATGATGAATTT TTGTCCCAAGATGATCTTGAAAAGCGGAGGATTCGAAGAGagcgaaacaaaatggccgctgccaAGTGTCGGAACCGCCGGCGTGAGttgacagacacactgcagaaa GAGACGGACGAGCTGGAGGGTGACAAATCGCGCCTGCAGAAGGAGATCGCTGAGCtgcagaaggagaaggagaagctgGAGCTGGTCCTGGAGGCCCACCGTCCCATTTGCAAAATCCCCGACTCCGATTCAGACTCTGAGTCTGACCCAGGACTGGGGCTGCCTACCCTAAGAGCTTCCAAACACACCAAGAATCCtaaccagcctggcccttcatCAAAGTTTCATCCCAGGACCAGGAAGCCCACACCAAAGATTACCCTCCCCCCTGCAACGTCCACCTCGTCTGCTCCATCCGTCCAGTCACCCGAGTGCGAATCCCTCCACACTCCAATCTTCATCTCCAccccctctctgaccccctTCACCACCAGTCTGGTCTTCACCTATCCCTCTGCCCCTTTCAGCTCCCCCTCCACCTCATCTAACCCTACACTTGGTACAGCCGAGCAGGCCCTGCACCCCCAGCCCTGTGGTGTAGCCCATCGCCGTAGCAGCAGCAGCGGGGACCTGTCATCGGACCACTCCCTCAACTCCCCCACTATTCTCACCCTGTGA
- the yif1a gene encoding protein YIF1A isoform X2 translates to MDVPHGYRAAKPRARAAPSTGDTLLFDDTSASAPPVAPQGYYNVGYNMGEGGAAGGGPNNLFTDPMASAAVMYGSSLATQGKDMVNKEISRFMSVNKLKHFFAVDTKYVMKKLLLLMFPYTHQDWEVRYHRDTPLTPRYDVNAPDLYIPTMAFITYILLAGMALGIQKRFSPEVLGLCASTALVWMIIEVLALLLSLYLLTVHSDLSTFDLLAYSGYKYVGMIFTVLSGLLFGSDGYYVALAWSSCALMFFIVRSLRMKILSSLSTDSMGPGASAKPRFRLYITVATAAFQPIIIYWLTSHLVR, encoded by the exons ATGGACGTCCCTCATGGCTACAGAGCTG CGAAGCCTCGGGCCCGTGCAGCACCATCCACAGGTGACACTCTGTTGTTTGACGACACCAGTGCCTCAGCTCCCCCTGTGGCTCCTCAAGGCTACTACAACGTGGGGTACAACATGGGGGAGGGCGGGGCAGCCGGCGGAGGGCCAAATAACCTGTTTACTGACCCCATGGCCAGTGCGGCGGTAATGTACGGCTCATCCCTCGCAACGCAGGGGAAGGACATGGTCAACAAAGAG ATTAGCCGTTTTATGTCGGTGAACAAGCTGAAGCATTTCTTCGCCGTCGACACGAAATACGTCATGAAGAAACTGTTGCTTCTCATGTTCCCTTACACACATCAG GACTGGGAGGTGCGATACCACAGAGACACTCCGCTCACACCCCGATATGATGTCAATGCACCTGACCTCTACATACCCA CAATGGCCTTCATCACCTACATCCTGCTGGCGGGCATGGCTCTCGGAATTCAGAAACG ATTTAGCCCAGAAGTGCTGGGCTTGTGTGCCAGCACAGCCCTTGTCTGGATGATCATTGAGGTTCTGGCTCTGTTGCTGAGCCTGTACCTCCTCACTGTCCACTCAGACCTCTCAACGTTTGACCTCCTCGCCTACAGCGGATACAAATATGTGGG GATGATCTTCACTGTGCTGTCTGGGCTACTGTTTGGCAGCGATGGGTATTATGTGGCTCTGGCCTGGTCCTCCTGTGCCCTCATGTTCTTCATT GTCCGCTCTCTACGGATGAAgattctctcttctctctccacgGACTCCATGGGTCCTGGAGCCAGTGCCAAACCCCGTTTCCGGCTTTATATTACCGTGGCCACTGCTGCCTTCCAGCCAATCATAATCTACTGGCTTACCTCGCACCTGGTCAGGTGA
- the ccdc85b gene encoding coiled-coil domain-containing protein 85B, whose protein sequence is MGSDSEIYNRELSKMSDEDLLACTKEELVGRLRKEESDKISALIQRGRLIKEVNKQLQGHLLEIRELKVINQRLQEENQELRDLCCFLDDDRLKVKKLSREWQLFGHHAAKVMREDLGGYLKKLADLERLQDGLVKENLDLKELCLVLEEECVSRSDSSPGGSTELSLPCMVVRDLGDGSSSTGSVGSPDQLHLVCSPDD, encoded by the coding sequence ATGGGAAGTGACAGTGAGATTTACAACCGGGAGCTGTCCAAGATGTCAGACGAGGACTTGCTTGCCTGCACAAAGGAGGAGCTGGTGGGAAGACTTCGTAAAGAGGAGTCCGACAAGATATCGGCCCTAATTCAGCGAGGCCGTCTAATCAAAGAAGTCAACAAACAATTACAAGGACACCTGCTTGAAATCAGGGAGCTAAAAGTCATAAATCAACGACTTCAGGAGGAAAACCAAGAACTGCGCGACTTGTGTTGTTTTCTGGACGATGACCGACTGAAAGTTAAAAAGTTGTCTCGGGAATGGCAGCTCTTTGGCCACCACGCTGCGAAAGTGATGCGCGAAGACCTGGGCGGTTACCTGAAGAAGTTGGCTGACTTGGAGAGGCTACAGGACGGGTTGGTGAAGGAGAATTTGGACTTGAAGGAGCTTTGCTTGGTGCTAGAAGAGGAATGTGTCAGCAGAAGCGACTCCAGCCCCGGCGGTTCGACGGAGCTCAGCTTGCCCTGTATGGTGGTTCGCGACTTAGGTGATGGCAGTTCTAGCACTGGGAGTGTCGGTAGTCCGGATCAACTCCACTTGGTTTGCTCACCTGATGATTGA
- the fibpa gene encoding fibroblast growth factor (acidic) intracellular binding protein a isoform X1 yields MMSVELDVFVGNTTIMDEEVYQLWLDGYTVNEAVRVRMEGGVLEEWEASSEVLHSDTMDQFRTFQMCERLLHSPAKLANQLLFQIPPHRQAMLIERYYAFDSAFVREVLGKKLSKGTKKDLDDVSAKTGIALKSCRRQFDNFKRVFKVVEELKGCLVENIQQHFLMSDHLARDYAAIVFFVNNRFETGKRKLQYLSFQDFAFCACQLINNWTVGAVDNMVEDMDVDLDKEFLQDLKDLKILITDKDMLDQHKSLVCTALRGKTKVFNEIEANFKNLSRGLVNIAAKLLNAKDVRDFFIDLVEKFVEPCRSDRWTAPDVKLFLTHYSNSAHILDTFKHQAVWDRYMGVIKSCILKMYHD; encoded by the exons ATG ATGTCTGTGGAACTCGATGTGTTTGTGGGAAACACCACCATCATGGATGAGGAGGTCTATCAGTTATGGCTGGACGGTTATACAG TGAACGAGGCGGTGCGGGTAcggatggagggaggggtgctGGAGGAGTGGGAAGCCAGTTCGGaggtgctccacagtgacaccATGGATCAGTTCCGTACCTTCCAGATGTGCGAGCGTCTTCTTCACAGCCCAGCCAAGCTGGCCAATCAGCTTCTGTTCCAGATCcctccacacagacaggccaTGCTCATTGAGAG GTACTACGCTTTTGATAGCGCCTTCGTGCGAGAAGTCCTGGGGAAGAAACTGTCAAAGGGAACAAAGAAAGACCTGGATGATGTCAGCGCAAAGACAGGCATCGCACTGAAGAGCTGCAGACGCCAG ttCGATAATTTCAAGCGTGTGTTTAAAGTGGTGGAGGAGCTGAAGGGCTGTCTCGTGGAGAACATTCAGCAGCACTTCCTGATGTCTGACCATCTGGCCAG GGACTACGCGGCCATTGTGTTCTTCGTGAACAACCGCTTCGAGACAGGAAAGAGGAAACTGCAGTACCTCTCCTTCCAGGACTTCGCCTTCTGCGCCTGCCAGCTCATCAACAACTGGACCGTGGGGGCCGTGG ATAACATGGTGGAGGATATGGATGTGGATCTGGATAAAGAGTTTCTGCAGGACCTGAAAGATCTGAAGATTTTAATCACTGATAAGGACATGTTGGATCAACacaagag TCTTGTGTGTACAGCTCTTAGGGGGAAGACCAAAGTATTCAATGAGATTGAGGCAAACTTTAAG aacCTTTCGAGAGGCCTGGTAAACATTGCTGCCAAACTTCTGAATGCCAAAGATGTCCGAGATTTCTTCATTGATCTCGTAGAGAAG TTTGTGGAGCCCTGCCGGTCAGACAGATGGACAGCTCCAGATGTCAAGCTATTCCTCACCCACTACAGCAACTCTGCACACATACTCGACACATTCAA aCACCAAGCAGTTTGGGACCGGTATATGGGCGTCATCAAGAGCTGCATTCTGAAAATGTACCACGACTAG
- the fosl1a gene encoding fos-related antigen 1a isoform X1, with product MFRNYGNLSGDRQQPFSGAGSPHAVTVSATLNSSSSVQQPPQKFTGARTGQFVPSLDAITSSQDLQWLVQPSLLSTPGSAGRPPRPPFPQTAGPRLLPPHPSHAHLVQPGVIRAVGETRLPSRRRNDEFLSQDDLEKRRIRRERNKMAAAKCRNRRRELTDTLQKETDELEGDKSRLQKEIAELQKEKEKLELVLEAHRPICKIPDSDSDSESDPGLGLPTLRASKHTKNPNQPGPSSKFHPRTRKPTPKITLPPATSTSSAPSVQSPECESLHTPIFISTPSLTPFTTSLVFTYPSAPFSSPSTSSNPTLGTAEQALHPQPCGVAHRRSSSSGDLSSDHSLNSPTILTL from the exons ATGTTTCGAAACTACGGGAACTTGAGCGGAGATAGACAGCAACCCTTCTCCGGTGCTGGTTCCCCACACGCCGTGACGGTCTCCGCAACACTGAACTCGAGTAGCTCTGTACAGCAGCCACCG CAGAAGTTCACTGGGGCAAGAACAGGCCAGTTTGTTCCAAGCCTTGATGCCATCACCTCCAGCCAGGACTTACAATGGCTGGTCCAGCCCTCTCTCTTGTCCACACCTGGTTCAGCTGGCAGACCACCCCGACCTCCCTTCCCACAAACAGCCGGACCCCGCCTCCTGCCCCCCCATCCATCCCATGCACACCTGGTCCAGCCAGGGGTCAtaagggcagtgggagagacaAGGCTGCCATCCAGGAGAAGGAATGATGAATTT TTGTCCCAAGATGATCTTGAAAAGCGGAGGATTCGAAGAGagcgaaacaaaatggccgctgccaAGTGTCGGAACCGCCGGCGTGAGttgacagacacactgcagaaa GAGACGGACGAGCTGGAGGGTGACAAATCGCGCCTGCAGAAGGAGATCGCTGAGCtgcagaaggagaaggagaagctgGAGCTGGTCCTGGAGGCCCACCGTCCCATTTGCAAAATCCCCGACTCCGATTCAGACTCTGAGTCTGACCCAGGACTGGGGCTGCCTACCCTAAGAGCTTCCAAACACACCAAGAATCCtaaccagcctggcccttcatCAAAGTTTCATCCCAGGACCAGGAAGCCCACACCAAAGATTACCCTCCCCCCTGCAACGTCCACCTCGTCTGCTCCATCCGTCCAGTCACCCGAGTGCGAATCCCTCCACACTCCAATCTTCATCTCCAccccctctctgaccccctTCACCACCAGTCTGGTCTTCACCTATCCCTCTGCCCCTTTCAGCTCCCCCTCCACCTCATCTAACCCTACACTTGGTACAGCCGAGCAGGCCCTGCACCCCCAGCCCTGTGGTGTAGCCCATCGCCGTAGCAGCAGCAGCGGGGACCTGTCATCGGACCACTCCCTCAACTCCCCCACTATTCTCACCCTGTGA